Genomic window (Hydrogenimonas cancrithermarum):
TTTTACATATAATGAAACCGGCACTGCGCGACGATGAGATAATCTCCGTCAATTTTATAAACCAGCCGATGCTCGTCGGTGATGCGCCTGGAAAAGTAACCGCTCAGATTGCCTTTTAGCATTAAAGGCTTGCCGAGGCCGTTCACGTCGTCGGGATTGCGGACGATATCTTTGATGAGTGTGTTGATCCGTTTGAGCACGCGTTTGTAGGTGCACTGCCAGTAGAGATAATCCTCCCATCCGATGGAGGAGAAGGCGACGATCATTCTTCTATCAGCTCTTTGGGGTCGAATCGTCCCGTTTCGATCTCTTCGATCCATTGAAGCAGTCTCTCCCGGTTGGCGGGTGTGGAAAGCAGATAGAGCGTCTCTTTCATCGATCGGTATTCGTCGACCGATATCAGCATCGCCTTGGCGTCGTTTTTGGTGACGATGAGATACTCTTCAAAGTTTTGGTGTTTTGGTCGACATCTTCGATCAGCGATTTGAGATGGTTTCTGGCGTGAGAGTAGTTGACGGCCTGCATCTCTCTCCTTTCTGACAAGATATTGTCAACTATATCGATAGAAAAGCGGCATCATCCTCTCCTTTTACTCCTGCCTCAAAAAATCGCCAGTGATATATGACATGTTCTGTCATTTTCGAGTGTTATCATGCGACCATTCCAATCCAAAGGACCCGCATGAGAGACTTCCTCTTTGATATCTCGACCTTCACCATCTCCTGCGAATATCGCCGTCAAAACGGCGAATCCGCCATATCGAAAGATTTCCACGAAAACGGAAAGTATCAATACACCGAAGGAGCAGAGCGTGTCGCCTGAAATCATCATCGCTGCGGCGCTGTTTTCGATCGTCGTCATGGGTGCGGCGCTATGGCTGAAAAAGAGCATCTCATCCGGTACCGACGCCTCTTTGATGGAGGAGCTCAGAGAGAAACGGGAGAAATCCGCGCAGGTGCCTCTGCTGCAGGAGAGCGTACGAAAACTCGATACCGAAAAAAATGCCCTCTTGGAAAAAATAGAGGAATTGAGCAATTCACTTGCCGCGCGGGATATCGTGATTGCCAGAAAATCGGAGGAGGAGAAGAACCGTATCGCCGAAATCGGGAAGAGTCGAGAAAAGATCGCGGTACTTCGTGAAAATGTCGAGACGCTGACGAAGCGGACGGAACGCCAAAAAGAGATGCTGGCCGAACTCGAAGGTGAGAACAAACAGTGCCGGGATTCCTTGGCCCATCTGGAAAAAGCCCATGCTGCGGAAAAGGGGCTGATCGAAGAACGTCTCGCCGAATTGCGGGAAAATCTCGAGGATGCGAGTCGGCAGATACACGCGTTGGAAGCCTCGAAAGAGGTGGTTCGACAGGAGAGTCAGGAAAAATCGGAAGAGATCGCCAGGTACGAAGCCGATCTTTCGGCGATGGAAAAGAATCTCGAAGAGCTGCGCGCTCAGGTGAAAAAGGCGGAAGAAAAGATCGGCACACTGAACGCGTCGCTCGACAATCTCATCGAAGAGAACACCCGCCTCAAAGAGGAGCGCTCCTCCATGGCGGCACAGCTCGCCGCTCAGCGTGAGAACAACGAAAAACTGCAAAAAGAGTTCCAAGCCCAGAGCGAACAGCTCGAACTCAAACTCGGCGAAATCATGCAAAAACATCTCGAAGCGAAGATGAAAAGATTCGACGAAGCTTCCTTGAAATCTATCGATAGCGTTCTCAAGCCTTTCAGGGAAAACCTCGAAACATTCAGAAAACGGGTGGAGGAGTCCCAGGAGGAGAGCACGAAAAAATTTGCCGCCCTGTCACACGAAATCGAGCGTCTGGCGCAGGCGGGCATGAACATCGGCAAGGAGGCCGAAAACCTCACCAACGCGCTGAAGGGCAAAAAGCAGACCCAAGGCAGCTGGGGTGAGATGATCTTGGAGAGCGTGCTCGAATACTCCGGTCTCGTGAAAGGGGAGCATTACGATACCCAGCACAGTTACCGCGACGACGAGGGGGAACTCAAAAGGCCCGATGTCATCGTCCGACTTCCGCAAAACAGGGCGATCGTCATCGATTCGAAAGTCTCCCTCAACGACTACGATCGCTATATTCGAGCGGAGACCGACGAAGAGCGAACCGTCGCCGCCAAAAACGTCGTCAGATCCTTTCGCGGCCACATCGACAATCTCGTCTCCAAGGACTACGCGCATTATTGCAGCGGGACGCTTCAGTACGTCTTCATGTTCATCCCCATCGAAGGGGCTTTCGCTCTGGCTGTGCGGGAAGATCCGAATCTGTATGAATATGCGCTCAAAAAGCACATCGTCATGGTCAACCCCTCCACGCTCATCGTCACGCTGCGCACGATCTATCTCTACTGGCAGAGCGAGCAGTCGAGCGGACTAGCGGCGAAGATGTTCGAGGAGGCGGGAAAACTCTACGACAAAATGGCGGGATTCGTCGATACCTTCAACCGCGTCGGAAAACAGATCGACAGCGCCGCCGCCTCATTCAACAAGGCGAAATCCCAGCTGACGGACGGAAGGGGCAACGTCCTGGGGCGCATCGAACACCTGAAGCGTCTCGGGGCCAAAACCACTAAAACGATCGCAGCGACGAAAACGGAGTTTCAGTCCTACAATCCCGACGAACCAGAGGTCGAAGTCGTCGAAAAGGAAGCCCTCTGCGCATCGGCGTCGAACATCGCGGAGTCGAAACGAAAATGACAGGATTCGACACCGCGATCTTCTACAATGAAACAAATCCTAAAACAGGAGGCTCCCATGGCACGGTTTCTCGTAGCATATGACATCAAAGACGATAAACGGCGTACCAGAACTGCGAAAGTGGTCTACGCCTACGCGATGGGAGGCCAGAAAAGCGCGCTAGAAACGGTACTCGAACCCCGTGAACTCTCCCAAATCCTCCGGGAGGTCCGTCGGGAAATCGACGCGGAAGAGGACCGCGTACACCTGATAAAGGTGATGCCCAAAGCCATTCTTTTCGGCCGTGCCAAACAACTCGATTTCGAGGAGGGGGTCATTGTCATATGAAAACCGTCATCGTCGACCGCCGGGAGGTGGCACTGGAGATCAGAAAGAGCGGTATCGTCGTCGACGGCCAACACATCCCGTTTCGGTTAGTCGATCTTTTGGTGCTCTGCGGCGATATATCCTTGAGCACGAAAACGCTGATCGCCCTTTCCAGGGAACGAATTCCTCTAATCGCCGTCTCGAAGAATAATCGGGACTTTTCTCTTACACTGCCGATGGAGGCGAAAAACTCGGAACTCAGGATGCGGCAGTACGACACCGCTTCGCGCCGGCGCATCGAGTATGCCAGGTACTACCTGGAGCGCAAAATAAAGACCCATGTCGAGCATCTGGCGAGCACCGGCACGGCACTCGATTTCGCGATATGGAAATCGAAAATAGACAATGCCGAGACCGTCCCGGAGCTGCTTGGGGTGGAGGGGAGCTTTTCCAGACTCTACTTCAATCACTTTTTCAAGCTTTTGCCTTCGCATCTGCATAAAGGCAAGCGTTCCAAGC
Coding sequences:
- a CDS encoding Txe/YoeB family addiction module toxin, which produces MIVAFSSIGWEDYLYWQCTYKRVLKRINTLIKDIVRNPDDVNGLGKPLMLKGNLSGYFSRRITDEHRLVYKIDGDYLIVAQCRFHYM
- a CDS encoding type II toxin-antitoxin system Phd/YefM family antitoxin gives rise to the protein MLISVDEYRSMKETLYLLSTPANRERLLQWIEEIETGRFDPKELIEE
- the rmuC gene encoding DNA recombination protein RmuC; protein product: MSPEIIIAAALFSIVVMGAALWLKKSISSGTDASLMEELREKREKSAQVPLLQESVRKLDTEKNALLEKIEELSNSLAARDIVIARKSEEEKNRIAEIGKSREKIAVLRENVETLTKRTERQKEMLAELEGENKQCRDSLAHLEKAHAAEKGLIEERLAELRENLEDASRQIHALEASKEVVRQESQEKSEEIARYEADLSAMEKNLEELRAQVKKAEEKIGTLNASLDNLIEENTRLKEERSSMAAQLAAQRENNEKLQKEFQAQSEQLELKLGEIMQKHLEAKMKRFDEASLKSIDSVLKPFRENLETFRKRVEESQEESTKKFAALSHEIERLAQAGMNIGKEAENLTNALKGKKQTQGSWGEMILESVLEYSGLVKGEHYDTQHSYRDDEGELKRPDVIVRLPQNRAIVIDSKVSLNDYDRYIRAETDEERTVAAKNVVRSFRGHIDNLVSKDYAHYCSGTLQYVFMFIPIEGAFALAVREDPNLYEYALKKHIVMVNPSTLIVTLRTIYLYWQSEQSSGLAAKMFEEAGKLYDKMAGFVDTFNRVGKQIDSAAASFNKAKSQLTDGRGNVLGRIEHLKRLGAKTTKTIAATKTEFQSYNPDEPEVEVVEKEALCASASNIAESKRK
- the cas2 gene encoding CRISPR-associated endonuclease Cas2, yielding MARFLVAYDIKDDKRRTRTAKVVYAYAMGGQKSALETVLEPRELSQILREVRREIDAEEDRVHLIKVMPKAILFGRAKQLDFEEGVIVI
- the cas1 gene encoding CRISPR-associated endonuclease Cas1, whose protein sequence is MKTVIVDRREVALEIRKSGIVVDGQHIPFRLVDLLVLCGDISLSTKTLIALSRERIPLIAVSKNNRDFSLTLPMEAKNSELRMRQYDTASRRRIEYARYYLERKIKTHVEHLASTGTALDFAIWKSKIDNAETVPELLGVEGSFSRLYFNHFFKLLPSHLHKGKRSKRPPLDPVNAILSYLYTFGYHLIASRLVMYGFDASIGYLHESFRSHFALASDMMECFRADTNKKTVELFDDGLLTADDFSKKGAVYLRSESRKRFWKEIKPFIDELTHDVDDEIALLRMAIS